A window from Shimia isoporae encodes these proteins:
- a CDS encoding NADH-quinone oxidoreductase subunit C, translated as MSDALNELGAHIELKRPDCVLSWDVAYGELNIDVTPTNIAGFIEFLKADPNCRFSTLVDVTAVDYPERAKRFDVVYHLLSMYQNQRVRLRVAVREDEMVPSITEVHPSANWFEREVFDMFGIIFSDHPDLRRLLTDYGFRGHPLRKDFPTTGYTEVRYDEAQKRVVYEPVQLTQDYRQFDFMSPWEGANYILPGDEKGDAK; from the coding sequence ATGAGTGACGCACTGAATGAACTGGGCGCCCACATCGAGCTCAAAAGGCCCGATTGTGTGCTGTCTTGGGACGTCGCCTACGGTGAACTCAACATTGATGTCACGCCGACGAACATTGCCGGCTTCATCGAGTTTCTGAAAGCTGATCCCAATTGCCGCTTTTCCACACTCGTGGACGTGACTGCGGTGGATTACCCAGAACGCGCGAAGCGCTTCGACGTGGTCTATCACCTGCTCAGCATGTACCAGAACCAGCGGGTCCGTTTGCGCGTGGCTGTCCGCGAGGATGAAATGGTGCCGTCGATCACCGAGGTTCACCCTTCCGCGAACTGGTTCGAGCGTGAAGTGTTCGACATGTTCGGGATCATCTTCTCCGATCACCCGGACCTGCGTCGCCTGCTGACGGACTATGGCTTCCGTGGCCACCCGCTGCGCAAGGACTTCCCGACAACCGGCTACACCGAGGTTCGGTATGATGAAGCCCAGAAGCGCGTGGTTTACGAGCCTGTGCAGCTGACGCAGGACTACCGCCAGTTTGATTTCATGTCGCCTTGGGAGGGTGCAAATTACATCCTGCCCGGTGACGAGAAGGGGGACGCGAAATGA